From the genome of Pseudomonas sp. TMP9, one region includes:
- a CDS encoding DUF484 family protein: protein MTAKQDSPKSLDSEAVAAYLRLHPEFFIDHDELIPELRIPHQRGDTVSLVERQVKLLRERNIEMRHRLSQLMDVARDNDRLFDKTRRLVLDLLDANSLENVVSCVEDSLRSEFQVPFVSLILFSDAPLPVGRSVSSAEAHQAVGGLLAGGKTICGVLREHELSFLFGSADGAQVGSAAVVSIVYQGLHGVLAIGSSDPQHYKSSLGTLFLGYIAEVLGRVVPGFATPLRSVR from the coding sequence ATGACCGCCAAGCAGGATTCACCCAAGTCACTGGATTCAGAGGCTGTGGCCGCTTATCTGCGCCTGCATCCGGAATTCTTTATCGACCACGATGAGTTGATCCCCGAGCTGCGCATTCCGCACCAGCGCGGCGATACCGTATCGCTGGTCGAGCGCCAGGTGAAACTGCTGCGCGAGCGCAACATAGAGATGCGCCATCGCCTGTCACAACTGATGGATGTGGCCCGCGACAATGACCGCTTGTTTGATAAAACCCGGCGCTTGGTGCTCGACTTGCTCGATGCCAACAGCTTGGAAAACGTGGTCAGCTGCGTGGAAGACAGCCTGCGCAGTGAGTTCCAGGTGCCCTTCGTCAGCTTAATACTGTTCAGCGACGCACCGCTGCCGGTGGGTCGCTCAGTCAGCAGTGCCGAGGCCCATCAGGCCGTCGGTGGCCTGCTCGCCGGCGGCAAGACCATCTGCGGCGTGCTGCGCGAGCATGAGCTGAGCTTCTTGTTTGGCAGCGCAGATGGCGCCCAAGTGGGTTCAGCGGCCGTGGTCAGCATTGTCTATCAGGGCCTGCATGGCGTGCTGGCCATCGGCAGCAGCGACCCGCAGCATTACAAAAGCTCACTGGGCACATTGTTTCTCGGCTATATCGCCGAAGTGCTGGGCCGCGTCGTACCGGGTTTTGCCACCCCACTGCGCTCGGTTAGATAA
- the dapF gene encoding diaminopimelate epimerase: MLLRFTKMHGLGNDFMVLDLISQHAHIQPKNAKQWGDRHTGVGFDQLLLVEPPSNPDVDFRYRIFNADGSEVEQCGNGARCFARFVLDKRLTAKKQIRVETKSGIIELDVRSDGQISVNMGAPRLVPVDIPFQAEQQALSYRVTVDEQEVELAAVSMGNPHAVLRVDNVDSAPVRSLGPTLEHHPRFPQRVNVGFLQVLDRRLAKLRVWERGAGETQACGTGACAAAVAAISQGWMDSPLQIELPGGKLSIEWAGPGQPVMMTGPAVRVYEGQVRL, translated from the coding sequence ATGTTATTGCGCTTTACTAAAATGCACGGCCTCGGCAACGACTTTATGGTCCTCGACCTGATTAGCCAGCACGCACATATCCAGCCGAAAAACGCCAAACAATGGGGCGATCGTCACACCGGTGTCGGCTTTGACCAGCTGCTGCTGGTTGAGCCACCCAGCAACCCGGACGTGGATTTTCGCTACCGTATTTTCAATGCTGACGGCTCAGAAGTGGAGCAGTGCGGCAACGGCGCACGTTGCTTCGCGCGCTTTGTACTGGATAAACGTCTGACCGCGAAGAAGCAAATTCGCGTGGAAACCAAGAGCGGCATCATCGAGTTGGATGTGCGCAGCGACGGGCAGATCAGCGTCAACATGGGTGCGCCGCGCTTGGTCCCCGTCGACATCCCCTTCCAAGCCGAACAACAAGCCTTGAGCTACCGCGTAACGGTGGACGAGCAGGAGGTTGAATTGGCCGCGGTGTCCATGGGCAATCCGCATGCCGTGCTGCGCGTCGACAACGTCGATAGCGCGCCGGTGCGTAGCTTGGGACCGACGCTGGAGCATCATCCGCGCTTCCCGCAGCGGGTCAACGTCGGCTTCCTGCAAGTGCTCGATCGCCGGCTGGCCAAATTACGCGTTTGGGAACGCGGCGCGGGGGAAACTCAAGCCTGCGGCACCGGCGCCTGCGCGGCGGCGGTTGCCGCCATCAGTCAGGGCTGGATGGACTCACCGCTGCAGATCGAATTGCCCGGCGGCAAACTAAGCATTGAATGGGCAGGCCCGGGCCAGCCCGTTATGATGACCGGCCCTGCAGTCCGTGTGTATGAAGGACAAGTCCGTTTATGA
- the lysA gene encoding diaminopimelate decarboxylase, translated as MNAFNYRDGALFAEGVALSAIAQRFGTPTYVYSRAHIEAQYRAYADALQGIPYLVCFAVKANSNIGVLNVLARLGAGFDIVSRGELERVLAAGGEASKIVFSGVGKSRDDMCRALEVGVHCFNVESTDELERLQSVAAEMVKTAAISLRVNPDVDAGTHPYISTGLKENKFGIAIADAPAVYARAAALPNLQVVGVDCHIGSQLTTLPPFLDALDRLLALVDNLAAQGIQIKHLDLGGGLGVQYRDEQPPLAGDYIKAVRERIAGRDLKLVFEPGRYIVANAGVLLTQIEYLKHTEHKDFAIVDAAMNDLIRPALYQAWMEVVAVEPRAGATRNYDIVGPICETGDFLAKDRDLALAEGDLLAVRSAGAYGFVMSSNYNTRGRAAEVMVDGEQAFEVRRRETLSELFAGETCLPAAR; from the coding sequence ATGAACGCCTTCAACTACCGCGACGGTGCGCTGTTCGCGGAAGGCGTGGCGTTGTCCGCCATTGCCCAGCGTTTCGGTACGCCGACTTACGTTTATTCGCGCGCGCACATCGAAGCGCAGTATCGCGCCTATGCCGATGCCCTGCAGGGCATACCGTATTTGGTTTGTTTTGCCGTTAAAGCCAACTCCAATATCGGCGTGTTAAACGTTCTGGCGCGCCTCGGCGCAGGTTTCGACATCGTCTCCCGTGGCGAGCTTGAGCGGGTGCTGGCTGCCGGCGGTGAAGCCAGCAAAATTGTCTTCTCCGGTGTCGGCAAGAGCCGTGACGACATGTGCCGTGCATTAGAGGTGGGCGTGCATTGCTTTAACGTCGAGTCCACCGATGAGCTGGAGCGCCTGCAAAGCGTCGCGGCTGAAATGGTCAAAACGGCGGCGATTTCACTGCGGGTCAACCCTGATGTGGACGCGGGTACTCACCCCTATATTTCGACCGGCCTTAAAGAGAACAAATTCGGCATTGCCATTGCCGATGCGCCAGCCGTGTATGCACGCGCTGCGGCGTTGCCCAATCTGCAGGTGGTGGGCGTCGATTGCCACATCGGCTCGCAACTGACCACCCTGCCGCCGTTCCTTGATGCGCTTGACCGCTTGCTCGCGCTAGTCGACAACCTTGCCGCTCAAGGCATCCAGATTAAGCATTTGGACCTCGGTGGCGGCCTCGGCGTGCAATACCGCGACGAGCAACCACCACTGGCCGGTGATTACATCAAGGCAGTGCGTGAGCGCATTGCCGGGCGCGACCTGAAGTTGGTGTTCGAGCCGGGCCGCTACATCGTCGCCAATGCCGGCGTGCTGCTGACTCAAATTGAGTACCTCAAGCACACCGAGCACAAAGACTTTGCCATCGTTGATGCCGCGATGAACGACCTCATCCGCCCAGCGCTGTACCAAGCGTGGATGGAAGTGGTGGCGGTTGAACCGCGCGCGGGCGCAACGCGTAATTACGACATTGTTGGGCCGATCTGCGAAACCGGTGACTTCCTCGCCAAAGACCGTGACCTGGCCTTGGCTGAAGGTGATCTGCTGGCCGTGCGCTCGGCCGGTGCTTACGGTTTTGTGATGAGCTCCAACTACAACACCCGCGGTCGCGCCGCTGAGGTGATGGTGGATGGTGAACAGGCCTTCGAAGTGCGTCGCCGCGAGACGCTCAGTGAGCTTTTTGCCGGCGAAACCTGCCTGCCAGCCGCCCGCTAA
- a CDS encoding lipoprotein: MKRLLTALFSVVALSALLAGCGQKGPLFLPEESAPAPAQVEPVAEPAAEPAQTE, encoded by the coding sequence ATGAAGCGGTTATTGACTGCCCTCTTCAGCGTCGTTGCTCTCAGCGCGCTGCTCGCCGGCTGTGGCCAAAAAGGCCCGTTGTTTTTGCCCGAAGAAAGCGCCCCTGCGCCTGCACAGGTCGAGCCCGTGGCTGAACCTGCAGCTGAACCTGCACAGACCGAATAA
- a CDS encoding AraC family transcriptional regulator codes for MDNPIAVSSSVSVAYLQGLLDYLSRQGLDTMALLESAQVSPQLLAQRDQRIAASTYLELLGHGVRLTGDEQLGLHLGEAVRPGYYGVLGYLIMSCATLADALHRQARYAALVGNLGRVDLADEPPRAGLEPQVVHSWQPVLPQQKRQLSEETLAGWVTFGHWISGLDIPPTEVRFQHAAPADTTEYQRIFGCPVLFEQADNALVFPKRLLATPLGQADAHVRQTLDAYADRLLGEIQQGHSVLDRARRELARQLPEMGADLQQIAARLALSPRTLQRRLREAGLSFNQLLDETRQQLVLHYLRDPTLELTEIAFLVGFSEPGSLARAFRRWTGQSPGEYRRQLKQR; via the coding sequence ATGGACAACCCCATAGCCGTCAGCAGTTCGGTTTCCGTCGCCTATCTGCAAGGGTTACTCGATTACCTCAGCCGTCAGGGGCTCGATACGATGGCGTTACTGGAGTCGGCGCAGGTGAGCCCGCAGCTTCTCGCGCAGCGTGACCAGCGTATCGCAGCCAGCACCTATCTGGAGTTGCTCGGGCATGGCGTACGCCTGACGGGTGATGAGCAACTGGGGCTGCATCTAGGCGAAGCGGTGCGCCCGGGTTATTACGGTGTATTGGGTTACCTGATCATGAGTTGTGCGACCCTCGCCGATGCCTTACACCGCCAAGCCCGTTACGCCGCGTTGGTGGGTAACCTCGGTCGCGTTGATCTGGCGGATGAGCCACCTCGCGCTGGCTTGGAGCCGCAGGTTGTGCACAGTTGGCAGCCGGTTTTGCCGCAGCAAAAACGTCAGCTCAGTGAAGAAACCTTGGCCGGTTGGGTGACCTTCGGTCACTGGATCAGCGGCCTGGATATCCCGCCGACCGAGGTGCGTTTTCAGCATGCAGCCCCGGCTGATACGACTGAATACCAGCGGATATTTGGCTGCCCGGTGTTGTTCGAGCAGGCGGATAACGCGCTGGTATTCCCTAAACGCTTACTTGCCACACCGCTGGGTCAGGCCGATGCTCACGTACGCCAGACGCTCGATGCTTATGCCGATCGCCTGCTCGGTGAAATTCAACAAGGCCATAGCGTGCTTGATCGCGCGCGCCGGGAGCTGGCCCGGCAGTTGCCGGAAATGGGCGCGGACTTGCAGCAAATCGCCGCGCGTTTGGCGCTCAGTCCGCGTACTCTGCAGCGGCGTTTGCGCGAAGCCGGGTTATCCTTCAACCAGTTGCTGGATGAAACGCGCCAGCAGCTGGTGCTGCACTATTTGCGTGACCCGACCCTGGAGCTAACAGAGATTGCCTTTCTGGTTGGGTTCAGTGAGCCCGGTTCACTGGCCCGCGCGTTTCGGCGCTGGACGGGGCAAAGCCCAGGCGAATATCGCCGCCAGTTAAAACAACGTTAA
- the cyaY gene encoding iron donor protein CyaY translates to MSLTEARFHDLVDATQQAVEDIFDDCDLDLDLENSAGVLTVRFENGTQLIFSRQEPLRQLWLAARSGGFHFDYDQASERWMCDSSDEQLGEMLARITLEQSGADLEFEEL, encoded by the coding sequence ATGAGTTTGACCGAAGCACGCTTTCACGATCTGGTTGATGCCACCCAACAGGCGGTGGAAGATATTTTCGATGATTGCGACCTGGATCTTGATCTGGAAAATTCCGCTGGCGTACTGACTGTTCGCTTCGAGAACGGCACCCAGTTGATTTTCAGCCGCCAAGAACCGTTGCGCCAACTTTGGCTGGCGGCCCGTTCGGGTGGTTTTCATTTTGATTATGACCAAGCCAGCGAGCGCTGGATGTGTGACAGCAGCGACGAACAGCTGGGTGAAATGCTGGCGCGCATTACCTTGGAGCAATCCGGTGCCGACCTTGAGTTTGAAGAGCTCTGA
- a CDS encoding DUF1289 domain-containing protein: MVSPCRRQCCLDDQDICLGCGRTLQDILDWSKADQPRQRAICTAAEARLQQRNQVP; encoded by the coding sequence ATTGTCTCGCCCTGCCGTCGCCAGTGTTGCCTGGATGATCAGGATATTTGCCTGGGCTGTGGTCGCACCCTGCAGGATATTCTCGATTGGAGTAAGGCTGACCAGCCGCGTCAGCGGGCGATCTGCACAGCCGCCGAGGCACGCCTGCAGCAGCGAAACCAGGTCCCTTGA
- the rnk gene encoding nucleoside diphosphate kinase regulator, translated as MTSTTSLTITRLDLQRLEHLLDSLDDFGPNATALQAELDRADVVGHDEVPAGVVTMNSRVHCREESSGRDYHLTLVYPQDAGGEGCVSVLAPVGTALLGLSVGQHIDWTTPSGKVLKLTLLAVEYQPEAAGEYSRG; from the coding sequence ATGACCAGCACAACTTCGCTCACCATCACCCGTCTCGACTTGCAGCGCCTTGAGCATTTGCTCGACAGTCTCGATGACTTCGGCCCCAATGCCACTGCGTTGCAGGCTGAACTTGATCGCGCCGATGTGGTGGGCCATGACGAAGTGCCGGCCGGTGTGGTGACCATGAATTCGCGGGTGCATTGCCGTGAAGAAAGCAGCGGTAGGGATTACCACCTGACCCTGGTTTACCCGCAAGACGCCGGCGGCGAAGGCTGCGTGTCTGTTTTAGCGCCGGTGGGTACAGCCTTGCTGGGTCTGTCTGTCGGCCAGCACATCGACTGGACTACGCCCAGCGGCAAAGTGCTTAAGCTGACGCTGTTGGCGGTGGAATATCAGCCGGAAGCAGCCGGTGAATACAGCCGCGGCTGA